TTTAGTTTCCTCCCACAATtagtctttctttctcttttaaagTTTCTTTCAGTTTGCTTACCTTCCTGCCCCTTTTGCTCCTTTGAACCAGTCCAGGTTATCAGCAATGAGATGATTATTATCGCATCCGTTACACTTGACGATGACCACGCCCTTCTCATAGGCGTGCTTGGAGATGCCCCTCGCTGTACGCATCCCACATACGTTACATGTGAACGCAAGATGGAGTTTCCCTGTAGCAAAATGAAAGTGATCAACAACAACAATTTCAGCTGAACTTGTGTGCTGGGGAATCCTGCTATCTTCAAATGGAATTGATTTGCAAATTGAATATCTtgagaaaatattcaaaacatctATGTTAAATTGAAAATACAGTACaatgatgaaataataaataaatattatattgaaATGTTGTAAAATTAAAACCTTAAAAACTGATCATAAAGATgtcagataaaaaagaaatcagtAAGAAGAAAGTCAATCAAAGATCCAGTTGTCtcaataatttcaacaaatatggAAACTGAACATCATTAATATGCTCAAAGCCAGTGATACAATATAGGACTATAGTAGGCTAGTTTCGAGAAAGAAGTCCAATGGCCAAGAAAGGCAACATGTTATAAATTTTCTTGaacttttaaagtgaaaaaagACATTAGCAAAAtgtattaacaagtggaatgcctctggccgtctcacctgcatcacgcgattcaatatagcagcagtgctgattttgaaaactactataactcgcacaagatgttcagtgatacttggttactcttatttccacgttttatgaactagaccaatacacttatagagatatgatggcaattcaacaaatacccccaacgtggccaaagttctttgaccttacatgacctttgaccttgatcatgtgacctgaaactcgcacaggatgttcagtgatacttgattactattatgtcaaagttttatgaactagaccaacacactttcaaatttatggctgtaattcaacaaataccccaatttggccaaagttcattgaccctaaatgacctttgaccttgatcatgtgacctgaaacttgcacaggatgttcagtaatacttgattactattatgtccaagtttcatgaatcagatccataaactttcaaagttatgatggtaattcaacagatacccccaattcggccaaagttcattgaccctaaatgacctttgaccttggtcatgtgacgtgaaactcatgcaggatgttcagtgatacttgattaacctcatgtataagtttcatgaactaggtccatatattttctaagttatgatgacatttcaaaaacttaaccttaggttaagattttgatgttgattcccccaacatggtctaagttcattgaccctaaatgacctttgaccttggtcatgtgacatgaaactcaggcaggatgttcagtaatacttgattaaccttatggccaagtttcatgaactaggtccatatactttctaagttatgctgtcatttcaaaaacttaacctcaggttaagatttggtgttgacgccgccgtcaccgccgccgtcgccgccgccgccgccgccgtcgccgtcgccgtcggaaaagcggcgcctatagtctcactctgctatgcaggtgagacaaaaactggaTAGCCAGATAAGTTTGTTAATGCAGTTGCATATCTGCTGCTGGCAAACTTTAGGTGGGGCAATTACCTTCAATTTTACCAAGTGCCTGCTTGGCTGCAGCTGCCGAGGTGTCGTCTGTTTGTCTTGAACAAAAACATCTTTTCAGTTCTTTGTTTGAAGCATCTTTTGTGGAACAAAATACATGATCCTTTTGAAGAGTTTTTACCCATCTTGATACAGAGAAAGATGAAGAGGATGAGGTCATCGTTTCCTGGTTAATCAAAGTAGTTCCGTGTCTAATGATGGGACATAATTTCATCCTTAAAGTTTGTCGGCTTCCAAAACTCCCTGTTGATAGGCATCGTTCGAGTCCAACTCTAGCTACGGAATTCAACATCACGACTGCTTTATAGCGGGCTACAACTTCTTGTCTGACGGCTTCTCTGAAGACAACCACAGCTGAAACATAGAAATAGCCAAAAATTAATAGgaataacaattgaaataagTCATATAACTACAAGCCCTATTCTAATCACTAAGTCATGCCTCAggccagattttttttttcactttttgtttCGATTTTGCTTCAAGGATTCCTAAGTTCTACTCGACTCAAAGTCAAACGTGCACATATCACTAAGTTAGGGTGTCTGCATGGaggaaatatttatttttcttagtttaaaaaaaatcacattttctttgtggatttgaataaaaaaataatattaagactgacagaaatgtaacatttcatCAAATCCAAGAGATCAAAGAtaggaaaaaagaatgaaatactgGGTACTTTTATAGGCTGTGTAGGCCTAGTTAAAAAGGGgcggacacacacaaatccatttTCCCCCTACAGAATAAACAGAGAGCTGTTAGTGttacacagataggcacacatgggacagtgtatattattattgctggaataaagacccgacggaagtgc
Above is a window of Lytechinus pictus isolate F3 Inbred chromosome 15, Lp3.0, whole genome shotgun sequence DNA encoding:
- the LOC129278333 gene encoding uncharacterized protein LOC129278333 isoform X1 codes for the protein MPVVVFREAVRQEVVARYKAVVMLNSVARVGLERCLSTGSFGSRQTLRMKLCPIIRHGTTLINQETMTSSSSSFSVSRWVKTLQKDHVFCSTKDASNKELKRCFCSRQTDDTSAAAAKQALGKIEGKLHLAFTCNVCGMRTARGISKHAYEKGVVIVKCNGCDNNHLIADNLDWFKGAKGAGRNIEEIMAAKGEEVRSQLTEDDILEISGLDNDAQTDIKS
- the LOC129278333 gene encoding DNL-type zinc finger protein-like isoform X2, which encodes MLNSVARVGLERCLSTGSFGSRQTLRMKLCPIIRHGTTLINQETMTSSSSSFSVSRWVKTLQKDHVFCSTKDASNKELKRCFCSRQTDDTSAAAAKQALGKIEGKLHLAFTCNVCGMRTARGISKHAYEKGVVIVKCNGCDNNHLIADNLDWFKGAKGAGRNIEEIMAAKGEEVRSQLTEDDILEISGLDNDAQTDIKS